In Hymenobacter sublimis, a single genomic region encodes these proteins:
- a CDS encoding aconitate hydratase, with translation MAFDLEMIKAVYDGMGSRIEAARTAVGRPLTLTEKILYAHLYGGSVSQAYERGVSYVDFAPDRVAMQDATAQMALLQFMQAGKAKVAVPSTVHCDHLIQAKEGADQDLAIANSENKEVYDFLASVSNKYGIGFWKPGAGIIHQVVLENYAFPGGMMIGTDSHTPNAGGLGMIAIGVGGADAVDVMSGMAWELKFPKVIGVKLTGKLSGWASAKDVILRVAGILTVKGGTGAIVEYFGEGANALSATGKGTICNMGAEIGATTSVFSYDEKMGDYLRGTGRADIADAAAAVAQHLRADDEVYANPANFYDQLIEIDLNTLEPYVNGPFTPDAAWPISQFAAAVREHNWPAKLEVGLIGSCTNSSYEDITRAASIAKQAADKGLTVQAEYTVTPGSELVRYTVERDGLLDTFAQMGGVVLANACGPCIGQWARHMDDMKRPNSIITSFNRNFAKRNDGNPNTHAFVASPEIVTAFAIAGDLTFNPLVDTLTTKDGQQVRFDEPRGIELPPRGFAVEDAGYQAPAVDGSGVQVIVDPASDRLELLEPFRPWEGVDLKGLRLLIKAQGKCTTDHISMAGPWLKYRGHLDNISNNMLIGAINAFNGEANAVKDALTQGTPYSAVPQVARNYKAQGIGSVVVGDENYGEGSSREHAAMEPRHLGVRAVLVKSFARIHETNLKKQGMLALTFANKADYDLIEEDDTIDILGLTEFAPGKPLQIRLHHSDGDTDLITVNHTYNQGQIEWFKAGSALNLIRLKESGQAQLSQK, from the coding sequence ATGGCGTTTGACTTAGAAATGATCAAGGCCGTGTACGATGGCATGGGCTCCCGCATTGAAGCCGCCCGTACCGCCGTTGGCCGTCCGCTTACCCTGACTGAAAAAATCCTGTACGCTCACCTGTACGGCGGCTCTGTTTCGCAGGCGTATGAGCGGGGCGTTTCCTACGTCGATTTCGCTCCCGACCGGGTTGCCATGCAGGATGCTACCGCCCAAATGGCGCTGCTCCAGTTCATGCAGGCCGGTAAAGCCAAGGTGGCCGTACCCAGCACCGTACACTGCGACCACCTGATTCAGGCTAAAGAAGGAGCTGACCAGGATTTGGCCATTGCTAACTCCGAAAACAAGGAAGTATATGACTTCCTGGCTTCGGTATCCAATAAGTACGGCATCGGCTTCTGGAAGCCCGGTGCTGGTATCATTCACCAGGTAGTACTCGAGAACTACGCCTTCCCCGGCGGCATGATGATCGGTACGGACTCGCACACGCCCAACGCCGGCGGCTTGGGCATGATTGCCATCGGCGTTGGTGGCGCCGATGCCGTAGATGTTATGTCGGGCATGGCCTGGGAGCTGAAATTCCCGAAGGTAATTGGCGTAAAGCTCACTGGTAAGCTCTCGGGCTGGGCCTCGGCGAAAGACGTAATTCTGCGCGTGGCCGGCATCCTGACCGTAAAAGGCGGTACCGGTGCTATTGTGGAGTACTTCGGCGAGGGCGCCAACGCGCTGTCGGCCACTGGCAAAGGCACCATCTGCAACATGGGCGCTGAGATTGGGGCGACTACCTCTGTCTTTAGCTACGATGAGAAGATGGGCGACTACCTGCGCGGTACGGGCCGGGCTGATATTGCTGATGCCGCTGCTGCCGTAGCTCAGCACCTGCGCGCTGACGACGAGGTATATGCTAACCCCGCCAATTTCTACGACCAGCTCATCGAAATCGACCTGAACACCCTGGAGCCCTACGTGAACGGTCCGTTCACGCCGGACGCTGCCTGGCCGATTTCGCAGTTTGCTGCTGCTGTGCGCGAGCACAACTGGCCCGCTAAACTGGAAGTTGGTTTGATCGGCTCCTGCACGAACTCCTCGTACGAGGACATTACCCGCGCCGCCAGCATTGCCAAGCAAGCTGCCGACAAGGGCCTGACGGTGCAGGCGGAGTACACGGTAACGCCTGGCTCGGAGCTGGTGCGCTACACCGTGGAGCGCGACGGGCTGCTGGATACGTTCGCTCAGATGGGTGGGGTAGTGCTGGCCAACGCCTGCGGTCCGTGCATTGGGCAGTGGGCCCGCCACATGGACGATATGAAGCGGCCAAACTCCATCATCACCTCGTTCAACCGCAACTTCGCCAAGCGCAACGACGGCAACCCGAACACCCACGCTTTCGTGGCCTCGCCCGAAATCGTAACCGCCTTCGCTATTGCCGGTGATTTGACCTTCAACCCCCTGGTTGATACCCTGACCACGAAAGACGGCCAGCAGGTACGTTTCGACGAGCCCCGGGGCATTGAGCTGCCACCCCGTGGTTTCGCCGTGGAAGATGCGGGTTACCAGGCACCCGCCGTTGATGGCTCAGGCGTGCAGGTAATCGTAGATCCGGCTTCCGACCGTTTGGAGTTGCTGGAGCCCTTCCGCCCGTGGGAAGGGGTAGACCTGAAAGGCCTGCGTCTGCTCATTAAGGCCCAGGGCAAGTGCACCACCGACCACATTTCGATGGCCGGCCCGTGGCTGAAATACCGCGGCCACCTGGATAACATCTCCAACAACATGCTCATCGGGGCTATCAATGCCTTCAACGGCGAAGCTAACGCCGTGAAGGACGCCCTAACCCAGGGTACGCCGTACTCCGCCGTGCCCCAGGTAGCACGTAACTACAAAGCCCAGGGCATCGGCTCGGTGGTAGTAGGTGACGAGAACTACGGCGAAGGTTCGTCGCGGGAGCACGCGGCCATGGAGCCCCGCCACTTGGGCGTGCGCGCCGTGCTGGTGAAGAGCTTTGCTCGTATTCACGAAACCAACCTGAAGAAGCAGGGTATGTTGGCCCTGACCTTCGCTAATAAGGCTGACTACGACCTGATTGAGGAGGACGACACCATCGACATCCTCGGCCTGACGGAGTTTGCCCCCGGCAAGCCCCTGCAGATTCGTCTGCACCACAGCGACGGTGACACCGACCTCATCACGGTAAATCATACCTACAACCAGGGCCAGATTGAGTGGTTCAAAGCCGGCTCGGCCCTGAACCTGATCCGCCTGAAAGAGTCGGGCCAGGCGCAACTGTCGCAGAAGTAA
- a CDS encoding T9SS type A sorting domain-containing protein, translating into MVAFAVLAAPSLAELQVAADAAASRYRQVLPVRSASLPVVALYPNPTTGRLQVDLPAGPATIRVLSVLGQELRVYSVPGGRSAQLDLSAYPSGLYLIQISTAGGTTTQRVVRQL; encoded by the coding sequence GTGGTGGCATTTGCGGTCCTGGCTGCCCCCTCCCTGGCGGAGCTCCAGGTAGCAGCGGATGCCGCGGCCTCCCGGTACCGGCAGGTGTTGCCGGTTCGTTCCGCCTCCCTGCCAGTGGTAGCCTTGTATCCAAACCCCACTACTGGCCGCTTGCAGGTAGACCTTCCTGCCGGGCCAGCCACCATTCGGGTGTTGTCGGTACTAGGGCAGGAGCTGCGGGTATATAGCGTACCAGGTGGGCGTAGCGCCCAACTCGACCTGAGTGCTTACCCGTCCGGCTTGTACCTAATTCAGATCAGCACAGCCGGCGGGACCACCACCCAACGGGTAGTGCGGCAGCTGTAA
- a CDS encoding TIGR02117 family protein produces the protein MAEALRKAAKGAAYVGGGIIGALALYVAASVGLSAIPVGRANSPAVGNIPAYILSNGVHTDIVLPVRTSHMDWTELVPYSAAPVLDPSRDYIGFGWGDKGFYLNTPTWAELKPSTAVKAMFWLSTTAMHATFHHQPQPGPDCVQVLLTPAEYARLVAFIKNSFDYDAQGRTQHIQGHSYGQHDAFYEAKRTYNLFYTCNTWANEGLKVAGQKAALWTPFEFGIFWQYR, from the coding sequence ATGGCCGAAGCGCTTCGGAAAGCAGCAAAAGGAGCCGCCTACGTGGGCGGTGGTATTATAGGTGCCCTGGCCTTATATGTGGCCGCTTCCGTGGGCTTGTCCGCTATTCCGGTGGGCCGGGCCAACTCGCCGGCCGTTGGCAATATTCCGGCCTACATCTTGTCCAATGGCGTGCATACTGATATTGTACTGCCCGTGCGCACCAGCCACATGGACTGGACCGAGCTGGTGCCCTACTCCGCCGCTCCCGTGCTGGACCCCAGCCGCGACTACATCGGCTTTGGCTGGGGCGACAAGGGCTTCTACCTGAATACTCCCACCTGGGCCGAGCTGAAGCCCAGTACGGCCGTTAAGGCCATGTTTTGGCTGAGCACCACGGCCATGCACGCTACCTTCCACCACCAGCCCCAACCCGGCCCCGACTGCGTGCAGGTGCTGCTAACCCCGGCTGAGTATGCGCGCCTAGTTGCCTTCATCAAAAACAGCTTCGACTACGATGCGCAGGGGCGCACCCAGCACATCCAGGGGCATAGCTACGGGCAGCACGATGCCTTTTATGAGGCTAAGCGCACCTATAACCTGTTTTATACCTGTAACACCTGGGCTAACGAGGGCCTAAAGGTTGCCGGTCAAAAGGCCGCCCTCTGGACTCCGTTTGAGTTTGGAATCTTCTGGCAGTATCGGTAA